A window of Nerophis lumbriciformis linkage group LG21, RoL_Nlum_v2.1, whole genome shotgun sequence genomic DNA:
attttaagacgtgGAGCAAAGCCTTTAAaattggtgtgtttttttttttacatcaacatTTAATTTCCATGAGGAAGGAGCTTTGTCCTTTATGAACACATcatgaaaaacatttaaaaagaggGAGTTTTTCCCCCCACATTTGGTAAATGTGACATGAAAAAGTACATTTTCCATACAAAACGTATAGTTGTCTCATAAACACAAAGAAAGACAATGTTACACAAAGGCAACGGTGACTGCCTTCAGGTTATTCTACAGTAATCCTAGATATCTCTGTGTAAACAAACACAGGAGTATTGTCTAATATCATATCCATAAAAATGGCTGTCTGTAATCTGTATCTTCAGATGTTTTAGTGATTTTAGTGCAAGGGGGAGTAACACTGGTTACTTTTTGTTCACGGCACCGAGCTTCTCCTACTGGAGTAAAGGCAGCAAGGTTTCTTAATGAAAGGAACGGACGAGCCCACTTCTCCGCAGCTGGAGTAGACGCTTCCCTGTTCACTCTCAGAGTCCCAGGTGTTGCCTTCCTCGTcgtcgtcctcctcctcctcagagAGCTCCTGCTTGAGTTCCTGGATGCCGGAGTGAAGCTCCATCAGCTGGCGGACCAGAGCTTGGTCCTGGGATCGCATTTCTATCTGTGCACAcaaaatatatactgtaaattgTGTGACGGTGGGGAAGTGATACATATGgctccattcctgggtggatctcgcgtgaaagGAAggtggggggttaatcattttgcaatgcagtctgctgaaaatgatggagagTGCTACTCTACTCCACATAGCAACTGAcgttgtggtcaaagttggaattgtcaGGTTTCATGTCTCAATTAAAccgccacgaatgtggccatatgaatccccctcCTGGGGATCCTtggggcggtacagctcggttggtagagtggccaggccagcaacttgagggttccaggttcgatcctccgcttcccatccgagtcactgctgttgtgtccttgggcaagacaatttacccatctgctcccagtgccacccgcactggtttatatgtaacttagatgttgggtttcactatgtaaaagcgctttgagtcactagagcagcggtcgggaacctttttggctgacagagccatgaaagccaaatattttaaaatatatatccgTGAGagccaaataatatttttttaacactgaatacaactaaatgcgtgcatttttaagtaagaccaacatttttagagtacaataagtctcttattctttttaatagcattgttattctgaagctaaccaataataaataaaatacttcttacctttaatgcgacttcttgaacaggtgcggtagaaaacggatggatggattagaatgcatgagaatgttttatattttgaacgttatttttaacactgattaccagtggaattattcattacttatcgtgttaagcaatgtcagctaagatttatctgagagccagatgcagtcatcaaaagagccacatctggctcgagagccataggtttcctacccctgcactagagaaaagcactatataaatataatttcacTTCACTTCCTACTGTATATTTAGTTATTTGTGTACTAACTTATTTTTAATTCTTCTTTCTGCAGGTATTTTATTATGAAAGACGGTCTAAATGCAGACTGTTGACTCACAATAGAACTGGTAAGtaggtgtgtgagtgtgtggatAATGTGGTGTGTGaaggtacagtacaggccaaacatttggatacaccttctcattcaatgcgttttctttattttcatgactatttacattgtagcttgtcactgaaggcatcaaaactatgacacctgtgaagggaaaacccgttcaggtgactacctcttgaagctcatcgagagaatgccaagagtgtgcaaaacagtaatcagagcaaagggtggctatttttaagaaactagtttcagtaatttcacctttttttggtaagtacataactccacatgtgttcattcatagttttgatgccttcagtgacaatagttatgaaaataaagaaaatgcattgaaatgagaaggtgtgtccaaaattttggcctgtactgtatattagtacaattatattacagtagctatgtttttttttttgctatatcaCAGCAGTGATGTGCAGCAAGGCACTGACTTTTATTGTCCGATTAGTAAGAATAATGACGTCACATTTACATCAAAGTCATTACACAAGGTGTAAAAAGTCATGTTGTATAATAAATGTTTCCACAAACATCGTATTGGCGACATGTGTGACAACCAGGCATGCGCCATCCAACCCAGTTTATGATTGTGCAATCAGCTGATAAACTCAGCTAAGGCTAAATTAAAAAGTGCCAAACAAACAAATGCGTGTATAATCTATAAAATTGCATGTACTGTGTGCGCAATTGATaagaagtgcaaaagtggtgcacttGGAAAAAAAGTGCATTATGTTAGGTTAACACTgctatgcttttattttgaagttactTTGCACTGAGCAGGAAGTCACAGTGTGACAATACTACAATACATGTCGACATAAACAGGCTTATTATCcataaaaaattaattttgaaaaaactGTCGACCATGTATGGCATACGCCGTCTTAAACAGGCACTTTTCAGTCATGTAGAATACAGATGAGGACTTGGTTGACTTGAGTTGTCAACTTAAACAGAACTGACTTATGCGGGTTCCAATCTATATTTCATTTCAACCTGACTTTGCAGACTTTTTGTAACCTTTTAGAAGAAGGGATTGGTAAATCTTCCATATTCCCATTGATTCAGCCGGCGTGTATTACTCCTCTCGTTTGGTCGTACTGGGCTGGCTTTTTTAAAGAGTTCCAACTGCAACAACTCTGCAGTTGATTCAGTACAAATCACTAAAACGTAACATAGTCTAGTACTAGAACACATTCTAGTTCAGAGACCGTAATTGGAACACAAAATTTGTGACAGTAGGTTGTTTTATCCTAAAATCCACAGGTGGATCTGGCCCGCGACGTCATTTCATCTGGCCCGCTAACACcttgaaatgatatgtgtcaataaagtacttgatattttctcactaaatgtaatgtatttttttcaatttgaaagaaaaaataaatgtactgcttgaaattgcataccttttaaactttaatagtatccaatattacagtatattatcatactttccaaacatgttttgtctaaataaaaaaaataaaaaaccagcaaactacccattaaattaataaaaatgacaatttaTTTTaggttgttctttacagcatattactgtaaattgaaaaaaaaacccactactgttttttgcgttaaaattctgttgactgagctgccagtttttgactgtaaaatctacggttgtttttaacggtgtattactgtaaatggaaagacggtacatttgtttttacggtagaaaaactggcagctaaattgtaagattaaaaaaattacttgtactctttttccattaacaatatattgcTGTAAAAAAcgatgtaaatttaacacaaaaattctggcaactaagctggcaGTTTTTACGTAAACCCCCCAACcctcatttaccgtaaaatgttgtaaaaatttaaaaaaaaaatactatattttacagtaacattttgtaaatatcAAGTTTTGACTGGTAAATCGACAGTCTGCTTAAAactatttatataattaataatgaaatccagaggcaaattcatacattatgcgatgtggccctcaatgaaaacgagtttgacatccctgctataATCCTAAAATATCGACAGGATCAACACCAAGCGTACCGTATTAGCATGATGAGATTGGTATTTTTCAGTTCTTTTTAAAGTATTCTTTCGCAAATATCTGTGTCGTTGTCCATGCCAcattgttgttgtattttatattacagtacattgtttacaaactcaaggaAACAGTTCTTGGACCCACATGAAAGCCAATAGTAGGTTTTGCCTTTGTTTCCTTATTATTTTTGGTTTTgcctaaaaaaaataggttttattccgACAACAATCATGACCAACTCATATTGACATTTTTGTTGAAAACGGAATCCTATGgcataaaaaaaaacaggttGCTTTTACCTGATATCTGCTCGGTACCAACCCCTGTCggtatggttggatggatggatgtgtttgtGGTTAAGGTTAGCTCAGGTGGGTTAGTactgtccttctcaaatagtggtgcCATGCCGGTAACAGATGGAAATAAGCTTACAGTGTCATGCAAAGGTATAGTTATTACAatttttaatatataataatatagagtggaaaaacaatcaCACTTTGTCAGTATGGCCTTATAGACACAGTGACTTGTAATGTATTCTCAAATTGCTCGAAAGTCCTGACCATTACAATctaagaacacttaaaaaaatacaGCAGTACTTCAATTTAGGAGATTAATTGGTTCTGTAACAGACCTCTAAACTGTATAGACTTGCATCTCAATCAACgtctccattgaaatgaattgaaatgaatTAATTAGTTGGTGCTTGGCCGcccccaaaacagcaccattttaacatgtagcatgccttttaaaaagaaaaacaaacttttcgaTAAAAAGTATTGTATCGAACATAATAAAGTAGAATGTACTCTAAATAACTACAGCAgtttaatgtaataataatatacagcatttaccttggagattgGACTTTTACGGTATTTCTGTCAAACAAATCAGCAGCAGCTTCctcatattttcatgaataaatgtccggcgtttagatattattttaacattcttgggtgGCGTTTGACTTATTCTGCTTCGAGCAGTGAACACTCGAAAATGTATTCCCCAAGTTGGCGTTTTTGATTCTTTCTTTCCTTAATTCAGTGAATATCGTCCTCTTCTTGTTCTCACCACTGTCCTTCACATTTACTTTCTTCCtccccatggttggaaaacataGTTATGTCCATCTTTAGCAATAAGCCAACGCTAGCGAGtaaaaccagatgttttgggcggattTTCCGCGGTTCACTGTGGTGTTTACTGCGCCAACTAATGGGggagatgcttgtaactcaaatttttgcttgcaagttaaagcataacaataagctagacttagacatagacttagacaaactttaatgatccacaagggaaattgttccacaagcTGAGGGACAGCTCTTaagttgagctaccactgtattctcATTTAGCTGATGACTATATTGTATAACTATATATTTTGCTTTGACAAAACGTACTCAATTTGTAGGTTTTTAACTAATTGTGCAGGACATCAGTTTACATTGatgagctgtgtgtgtgtgtgtgtgtgtgtgtgtgtgtgtgtgtgtgtgtgtgtgtgtgtgtgtgtgtgtgtgtgtgtgtgtgtgcgcgcgcgtgtgcaTGCAATAGTCAAGTGAAAAAACAGGCTGTGAAAACACACATCGAAGGGAATGTCTGACAACGGCTGACATTTTACCAACATGACTTTCACGTATCTTAGGAACAAAAGGCGAGTAAAACCTTGGGCCCCCGGCACATAAAGGCAGAAAATGGCTGCTGTGGTTATTTAGTGGGACAATAAATGCCTTCCACTGGAGTGCTGTGTAAATTTACAGAAATTGAACCATTG
This region includes:
- the LOC140679691 gene encoding uncharacterized protein, giving the protein MMEVVLTRLRDFSCKVTTFDEHEPGAACRDPPSRAECPRKGCSAGEGPKLDIESALAWLRRELIEMRSQDQALVRQLMELHSGIQELKQELSEEEEDDDEEGNTWDSESEQGSVYSSCGEVGSSVPFIKKPCCLYSSRRSSVP